CTCGACTACGCCGGGCGCGTGACGCTCCAGTATGCACTGAAGACGGCCGTCGAACGGGTCTTCCAGGTGGAGAGCGCGGAACTCGGCATCACGCCCATCGGCAACCCCGAGACGCCGAATCTGCTCATGTTCGAGGCCTCGGAGGGAAGCCTCGGCGTCATGGCGGCCTTCGTCCGTGAAAGTTCCGCGTGGAGGCGCGTCGTCGACGAGGCGTGGAAAATCTGCCGCTTCGACGAGGAGGACTACAAGGAAAAAGCGAGCTACGACGACCTGCTGAGCTACTACAACCAGCCCGACCATGCCGTGATCGACCGCCACCTTGTCAAAAACGCGCTCGAACGCCTCCGCGACGCCCGCGAAGAGGTGGGCTCCTCCGAGGGGGGAACCTACGAGGAGCAGTACCGCCGCCTGCTGGAGACATACGATGTGACCAGCTCCACGGAGAGGCGTTTTCTCGACTATCTTCACGAGAGAGGCCTGCGCCTCCCCGACGACGCGCAGCGGCGGATCGAGGGACTCTACTGCCAGCCGGACTTCTACTACGAACGGAAATCAGGAGGAAACGCGCTTCCTCTGCACGTCTTCTGCGACGGCACGCCTCACGATGCCGAGGGCGTGCGGGATCGCGACGCGTCGCAGCGGGAAGCGATCATCGACAAGGGCCAGGATTATATCGTCTACTGCTATCGGGACTCGCTGGACGACATCGTCGCCTCCCGCCCCGACGTCTTCAGAAAGGTGCGGTGAAAAGGGGTGATCTACAAAACGGGAACGCTCGTGCATGCACGGAGCCGCGACTGGGTCGTTCTGCCGTCCGAGCGCGAAGATCTGCTCCGCCTCAAGCCGCTCGACGGGCGAGAGGATGATGTCTGCGGCATCTTCCTTCCGCTCGCGAAGAGGGGAGAGATCGTCCCTTCGCAGTTCGGTCCGCCCACTGTGAACGACCTAGGCAGCGCACGGGCCGCCCGCCTCCTTTTCGACGCCTCCCGCCTCTCTCTCCGTTCGGCGGCCGGTCCTTTCCGGTGCGCGGCTCGGCTCGGCTTCCGTCCCCGGAGCTACCAGATGGTTCCCCTCGTCATGGCCCTCAAACAGAGAGAAGGGGTGCGCCTTCTGCTTGCCGACGACGTAGGCGTCGGCAAAACCGTCGAAGCCCTCCTCATCGCCAGGGAGCTGCTCGAGCGGCGGGAAATAGGGCGCTTCGCCGTCATCTGTCCGCCGCACCTCTGCGAACAGTGGCAGGAGGAGTTGAAGGACAAGTTCGGAATCGACGCCGTCATTCTCCGGACGGGCACCCAGGCGGCGCTCGACCGGCAGGTTCCGGGCGACGCGAGCGTCTACAGCTATTTCCCCTGCCAGGTCATCAGCATCGACTACATCAAGGCGGACAACCGCTACTCCGTCTTCGCTTCGCAGGCTCCCGAGCTGGTCATCGTGGACGAAGCGCACGCCTGTGCCCGTCCCCAGGGCACCCGCGCGGGGCAGCAGCTCCGCTACAGGCTCCTCCGCGCCCTCGCCGAAAAGAAGGAGCGTAACCTCGTCCTCGTCACCGCCACGCCCCACTCCGGAAAAGAGGAGGAATTCCGCTCGCTGCTCGGCCTCCTGAAACCGGAATTCGAAAGCGGAGAGTGGGAGGGAAAGGAATCTTTCCGCAAAGAACTTGCGCGGCACTTCGTCCAGAGGAAAAGGGAAAACATCGTCCGCTGGATGGACGAGCACACCCCCTTCCCGAAGCGAATCGCCGTCGACTTCCCCTACGAACTCGACCAAGCCTACCAGGAACTGTACGACGACGTGCTGCTCTTTGCCTCCGATCTCATGGCGAACAAGCGCGGTACCGAAAACCAGAAACGCTTCCGATACTGGTCCGCTCTGGCGCTCCTCCGGGGCATCATGTCCAGCCCGAGAGCGGGTGTTTCCATGCTCGAAAACCGCGCCGCCGGAGGGGCTCTCCCCGAGAACGACAACGGAGGCGCCGACGCGGCCTCCCTGGAGCACCCCCACTACGAACGCCTCGAGGGGAGCGACGACGAACTGCCGACTCCCGTACTGAACCGTACCGAGCTGACTGTCGCGCAGCGGGAGAAGTTCAGGGAGTTCGCCGGACGGCTTCGCCGCATGGAAGGGGACGCGCACGACGTCAAAAGCGCCTCCTGTATTCTGCAGCTTCGCCGATGGCTCACCGAGGGTTACAGCCCCATCGTTTTCTGCCGCTACATCCTGACGGCAAAATACCTTGCCGAACGCCTCGCCGACGCCTTCGGACGGAAAGCCGTCGTCGAGTGCGTCACCAGCGAAGATCCAGACGAGGTACGTCGCGCGAGAGTGGAGGCGATGACCCCCGAGACCGCCGGAGGCAAACGGCGGATTCTCGTGGCCACCGACTGCCTCTCCGAGGGAATCAACCTCCAGAACCTCTTCGACGCGGTGCTTCACTACGATCTTCCGTGGAATCCGAACCGCCTCGAACAGCGCGAGGGGCGCGTCGACCGCTTCGGGCAGACGCGCCCGGAAATATCCACATGCCTTCTCTACGGGAAGGACAACCCGATGGACCGGGTCGTCCTGAGAGTCCTCTACAACAAGGCCAGAACCATCCGCAACAACATCGGCGTGAGCATCCCCTTCCCCGAGGACTCGAAGGTCTTCCTCGACACCATCTTTCAGGCGATCCTCGCCGAGGCGGAGAAAAAACGCAAACCGACGAGGCAGATGGAGCTGTTCGATATCGAAGAGCGGGTCAGGTGCGAAGTGGAGCTGGATCGTCTCGTCACCGTCGCGGAAAAGAAGGAATCCGCGCTCCGCACGATCTTCGCGCAGCAGGGTATCAAGGCGCAGGAACTGGAAGAGGACCTCGCCATTACCGACGCCGCCGTGGGGCGGCCGGAGACTGTATATCGCTTTGTGGACTCCGCCCTCGGCGAACTCTTCGGAGTGCGGGCAGAGAAAGACCCGAAAGCCCTCACCCTCGACCTGCCGCGCTCCGCCTTCCCCGAGAAGCTGCGTCCCTGGCTGGAGGAAGCCTCCCGAAAGGGAGAGGCGCGACTCGCCTTCCGCGCTCCCCTTCCCGAGGGACGCCGGTACTGGGGGCGCAACCACGACGCGGTGGAGGCACTCTGCCGGGCCGTGCTCGCCGAAGCCCTCGCCCCCTCCCCCGACGGCTCGGCGCCCCCCAGAGTCGCCCGGGCCGCCGTGGTGCTCTCCCACGCGGTGCGTGAGCGCACCGTCCTCTACGTGCTCCGCGCCCGCCACGTCATCGACGACCGGCGCGCGAAAAAAAGGATGGTGGCCGAGGAGATCCTGCTGCGGGGCCTTGCCGGGGAGGAGCGGAGCGTCGTCGAGAATGACGTCGTCGAACGCCTCATGGAGAACCCCATGGCGGCGGGCGATCTGCCGCTTTCCGTGCAGGCGGCGCAGCTCGAACGGGAACTCTCCATGATCGAAGGGCTGCGCCCCGGCTTCGACGCGCTGGCTCTGACACGGGCGCGGGAACTCATCTCGCAGCACGAGCGCTACTACAGGGCGCTCGGAACCGAATCCAGAAGCGACCGATTCCGTGTGGTCGAACCCGTAATCCCGATGGATATCCTCGGAATCTACATTTTTCTCCCCGGAGGTGCGTCATGAAGTACCATGCCGTCTCGTGGGAAGGCTCCCTCATGGGGCCCGAGACGCTCGAAAAGCTCGCCGAGGAGGCGCTTCCGGGGCAGCGTCCCGGCGACTTCGGTTTCGCCGGAAGGGTGCGCGAGGAGATTCTGGAGGCATGGGCAAGCGCCAGGGCCCAGTGGGAACTCTTCAAAGTCCGGCGCGACAGGGACGACATCAAGGACAAATACGGCACCAGCCGAACGCGCCAGTTCTGGATTCAACCCCTTCTCGCGCTGCTCGGCTACGACCTTCAGAACGCTCCGGCGGTGGAGATCGGCGGGCGCGGCTTCCCGATAAGCCATCGCGCGAACGGAAGGATCTGCCCGGTTCACGCCGTCGGCTGCTTCGAAAGTCTCGACCGGAAGCGCGAGGGGAGCAAGGCCAGCCCGCACAGCATGACGCAGGAGTACGTCAACCTCTCGGAAGCCCTCTTCGCGCTGCTGACCAACGGGCTCCAGCTACGCCTCGTCCGCGATTCCAGCCGCCTGATCAAGCTCTCCTATCTTGAGTTCAACCTCGAACGGATCTTCGAGGAGAAACTTTTCGCCGACTTCGCCCTGCTCTTCCGCCTTCTCCACATCACCCGGTGGGCCCGGGACGGGGAGAACCCCGCCGAATCGCTCCTCGAAACGTACCATCAGGATAGCCTCGAAAACGGAAGCCGCATCAGAGAGAAGCTCTCCGAGGCCGTTGTCGGCGCTCTGGAGACATGGGCGGAAGGGCTGCTTCTCCATCAGGACAACGAAGCCTTCCGCAGGGCCTTCGGGAAGGGACGATGGACGCCCCGCGAACTCTACGACCAACTCCTCACGCTGGTCTACAGGATCCTCTTTCTCCTCGTTATCGAGGAGCGCGACCTGACGTACCCGCCGGAGGCGCCGAACGATCTGAAGGAGATCTACCGCCGGTACTATTCGCTGAGCGCACTCCGCCGACGCTGCCGCTCCGTCTGGAAGGAGGAGGAGCGGTTCTCCGACCTCTGGGCGACGCTGCTCGCCTGCTTCTCGCTCCACGAGAACGAAAAGAGCGCCGCCGAACTCGGCCTCAAACCGCTCGCCGGAGATCTCTTCTCGCCGGAATCCTTCTCGCTGCTCCGTCCGCTTTCGATGGACAACCGCCGCTTCGCCCAGGGGATGAACCGGCTCGACGCCTACCGGGACGAACGGCTGGGGGCCGTCCGGGTGAACTACGCCGCGCTCAACGTCGAGGAGTTCGGCTCCGTCTACGAGGGACTTCTGGATCTCGACGCGGAGATCGACGATTCGGGCGACAGGCTCCGCTTCCGCTTCGTCCGCGGGAACGACCGGGGGAAGAGCGGGAGCCACTACACGCCGGAGGAACTGGTGCAGCCGCTGCTCGAGCACGCCCTGGAACCGTTGATCCGGAAGGCCACGAAAGAGCCCGACGCCGAAGACCGGCTGCTGAACCTCAGGATATGCGACGACGCCTGCGGCTCCGGGCACATCCTCCTCAACGCGGCCCGAAGAGTCGCGCTCGAGGTCGCCCGAGTCCGCACGGGAGCCGACAACCCCGATCCGGCGGCCTACCGGCAGGCGCTGCGCGACGTCATCGAAGGCTGCATCTACGGGGTGGACTCGAACCCGCAGGCGGTGCGCCTCTGCAAAGTGGCCCTCTGGCTCGAATCGCACAACCCGGGAAAACCGCTCGGCTTCCTCGACCACCGCATCAAGTGCGGCGACAGCCTGGTCGGCATCGCGAGGGCCTCTCAGCTTCTGGACGACATCCCCGACGAGGCGTACAAGACGAGAGAAGGCGACGACCCGGAGTTCTGCGCGAAACTGCGAGGAAACAACGCGCAAGAGCGCCTCCGACCGGGGCAGATGGAGATCGACTGGGAAACGACCGTGGGGAAAAGCCTGAAAGATGTGGTAAACGCCCTCCGGGGCGTCGCCGCGATGGACGCCTCCACGCCCGAAGGCGCCGAACGAAAAAAAGACGCCTACCTCCGAGCGACGGGCAACGAAAACTGGCGCCACCTGAAAGCGCTGGCCGACGTCAAACTCGCGGCCTTCTTCCTTTCCAAACGCCCGGAAACCTCCATCGTCACGCAACGGCTGTACCGCCTGTTCCTCGACGGAACGGAAACCCTCGACGGCCATCCTGCGGCGGACGCCGCCTCTTCCGTGGCCGGAGAAAGACGTTTCTTCCACTGGTTCCTCGAATTCGCCGACGCGATGATGAGCGGAGGCTTCGACTGCTTTCTGGGAAATCCGCCCTTTCTGGGAGGACAGAGGCTGTCGGGCGCTTTCGGGAAGGAGTACCTTGCCTACCTCAAATCCGCCTACGCCCCCGCAGGCGCGATCGACCTCGTCGGCTACTTCGTGCGGCGCAACTACGACCTGCTGAAAGAAGACCGTTCGCTCGGCACCCTCGCCACCAACACACTGGCGCAGGGAAGTACCCGGGAGGGAGGCCTCGACGTGATCGAAAAGGCCGGAGGCACCCTCGTCATGGCGGTGCGCAGCCGTCCCTGGCCCGGCGCCGCGGCCGTCGCGGTGAGCCAGGCGGTCATCCGCAAGGGAACCTGGAGCGGCAAAAGAGTCCTCGACGGAAAGCCCGTCGCGTACATCTCCACCTACTTCGACGATCAGAAGTCCGAGGGCGCCCCCTTCAGGCTAGAGGCCAACGCGGAGAAGAGCTTCATCGGTTCGTATGTTCTCGGAATGGGTTTCATCCTCGAGCCCGAAGAGGCCGTAAACCTGATCGAGCGGAATCCCGCGAACAAAGATGTCCTCTTCCCCTACCTAAACGGAGAGGACCTGAACGGCCGGAGCGACCAGAGCCCCAGCCGCCGGGTGATCAACTTCAGAGACTGGCCGCTGGACAGGGAGAGCGCCCCCGACGGATACAAAGGCCCGGTAGCCACGGACTACCCGGACTGTTTGGAAATCGTCGAGCGGTTGGTGAAGCCGGAGCGCGACAAACTGTGGAAAGGGGATATCACAGCTCGCGACCGCGCGCGTAGATGGTGGCAGTTTGCGCGTCAAACAATGAATCTCTACCGCACCATCGCTCCTTTGGAGCGGGTGATGGTTTCCGCGCGGGTCACAAAAACACCCGTCTTCAGTCTTGCGGATAAGAACTTCATCTATTCAGAAATGACGGTGGTGCTTGCTTTCGATGATCATTCATCTTTTTCATTGATGAACTCGTCGTTTCAGGAATTTTGGGCTTGGAAAAACGCATCAACTTTGGGATCAACAATGCGTTATACGCCCTCCGATATCTTTGAAACTTTCCCCTTTCCTCCGGGCTTTGAACCCTCCTCTGAGGGAAGTCCCTCCGCCTCCGCCCAACCCCTCGACGAACTGGGAAAGGGCCTGCACGAGGGAAGGCGCGCGCTCACGACGAAGCTCGACATCGGCCTCACCTCGCTCTACAACCTCTATCACGCTCCCGACCTCTCCATCGGGAGCGTCGAGAAGGCCGCCAAGCGCTCCGGGGACAAGGCATCCCACGCCCGCGAAGAGATCGAGGAACTCCGCCGCCTCCACCGTCGCATCGACGAAGCCGTCCGCGAAGCCTACGGATGGAGCGACATCCCGCTGGAGCACGGCTTCCACGAACTCGAATTCCTCCCCGAGAACGACCGCGTCCGCTACACCGTCTCCCGCGCCGCCCGCAGAGAGATTCTCGAACGTCTGCTGAAGCTGAACCACCGCCGCCACGACGAGGAAATCGCCGCTGGCCTCGTCGGCAAGGACGGAAAAACGACCAGGAAGAAGGCCAGAGCGAAGAAGCGTAAACGCACGCCTGCAGTCGAAGAGGGACAGTGGCTTCCGTTTTGAGCGAAGGGAACCGCCCGGTGCTCCGGTCAAGCGCCAGCGAAATCAGGGGCGAAACCAGAGACAGAGAGGATTCCTTCTGCCGGAAGACCGCGCAGCCGAACCGGCGCCCTCCACGGGACCACGGGGTCCGCCCCATCGCCCTCGACAAAGCTCTTCGGTGGGAAACGCCGGGGCGGGCTGAAGAAGAGGGGCAAAACCCTCAGGCGGGAGCACGAGAACTGCCCCGACCACCAGAGAAGACCATCTATGAAACACTTCCAGCTCATCACGGTCATCCGCCCCGGCGATCCGAGCCGCGTCGGCAAACCTGAAAAAAAGCCAATTCCGTCATTGAAGCCCTGGGCTACGACAAGCGCTGCTACATGCGGAGAGACTGCGAATATAGGTTCCTCTTATAAAAATCATCTGCAAGCTCAATTCAAGAATAGAAAAAAGAGTAGAAGCCATTCCGGACAACTCCGAAAGATTAAACTGAAGAAAATCCCAACAACCCAGAACCATCGAAATTATTATTCTTACAGCTACGCAACATACATGAGATTATCTAGAATAAAAAGGAGGGGAACCGAATTAAAAAAATATTTCTATCACTTTTTGGAGTACTATTTCTTGCATCGGTATCGTCAGCAAAATACGCCACATATTCACTTCAAGTACAAATTGAAACATCTGATCGCCAACATGTAAAAGATTCACTTGTAGCAACAATGATTGACAACGGGTTTTCGATTAGCAAAGATTCAGAGTATCAGATATCCTTCGACAAAGAAACTGGAAACATTTTTTTAATGAATCTACACACTGGACAAAATGCTGCAGGAAGAGGCGTTTTTACCATTGTCCCATATTCTGATTTTATTATTCTTTCAGTTGCTCCTTTTATGATCTCCAACCCTGGTACCGGATTTGAAATTTCAAACAAAATAACAAACAGGAAAGATTTGAGAAAATTCCAAGAAATTCTATTCCAAGTCAAAAGCATGACAGACGGAACCTCTTTAGAATACTTGATGGCAACATTACCCCAAATAGGAAGTGGAGAAAAAGCCCATCAAGAGTCAACAAAAAAACAGAATACAGCAACATCAGGAATACTACGTGTGTCAGGTGATGGAGTAATAGATGAAATCGAAAAAGGTTCTATTGCCGAAAAAAATGGGTTAAAACCAGGAGATAGAATTCTAGAAATTAATGCATCCGCTATTGATTTTTCGAAGCCATGGTTAAAAGACATCGACAACAGAATACAATCTGGTCGTTCAGTAACAATAGTTTACGAACGCAACGAAGAACGTGACATAGTTACTCTAAAAAAATAAAAAACGACAATAAAACATTTGATATCTACGACGGATCCGGGTAGGTTCCCTTCCTGCTCTCTGTCCCACAGGTACAGGGAGAGGACTTATCGGGCGCACGAGATGGCCTCGACTTCGGGATCGGCACAGGAGAGGCATCCGGGGAGTTCGGTAAATTCGACGG
The DNA window shown above is from Aminithiophilus ramosus and carries:
- a CDS encoding SNF2-related protein, producing the protein MIYKTGTLVHARSRDWVVLPSEREDLLRLKPLDGREDDVCGIFLPLAKRGEIVPSQFGPPTVNDLGSARAARLLFDASRLSLRSAAGPFRCAARLGFRPRSYQMVPLVMALKQREGVRLLLADDVGVGKTVEALLIARELLERREIGRFAVICPPHLCEQWQEELKDKFGIDAVILRTGTQAALDRQVPGDASVYSYFPCQVISIDYIKADNRYSVFASQAPELVIVDEAHACARPQGTRAGQQLRYRLLRALAEKKERNLVLVTATPHSGKEEEFRSLLGLLKPEFESGEWEGKESFRKELARHFVQRKRENIVRWMDEHTPFPKRIAVDFPYELDQAYQELYDDVLLFASDLMANKRGTENQKRFRYWSALALLRGIMSSPRAGVSMLENRAAGGALPENDNGGADAASLEHPHYERLEGSDDELPTPVLNRTELTVAQREKFREFAGRLRRMEGDAHDVKSASCILQLRRWLTEGYSPIVFCRYILTAKYLAERLADAFGRKAVVECVTSEDPDEVRRARVEAMTPETAGGKRRILVATDCLSEGINLQNLFDAVLHYDLPWNPNRLEQREGRVDRFGQTRPEISTCLLYGKDNPMDRVVLRVLYNKARTIRNNIGVSIPFPEDSKVFLDTIFQAILAEAEKKRKPTRQMELFDIEERVRCEVELDRLVTVAEKKESALRTIFAQQGIKAQELEEDLAITDAAVGRPETVYRFVDSALGELFGVRAEKDPKALTLDLPRSAFPEKLRPWLEEASRKGEARLAFRAPLPEGRRYWGRNHDAVEALCRAVLAEALAPSPDGSAPPRVARAAVVLSHAVRERTVLYVLRARHVIDDRRAKKRMVAEEILLRGLAGEERSVVENDVVERLMENPMAAGDLPLSVQAAQLERELSMIEGLRPGFDALALTRARELISQHERYYRALGTESRSDRFRVVEPVIPMDILGIYIFLPGGAS
- a CDS encoding Eco57I restriction-modification methylase domain-containing protein, giving the protein MKYHAVSWEGSLMGPETLEKLAEEALPGQRPGDFGFAGRVREEILEAWASARAQWELFKVRRDRDDIKDKYGTSRTRQFWIQPLLALLGYDLQNAPAVEIGGRGFPISHRANGRICPVHAVGCFESLDRKREGSKASPHSMTQEYVNLSEALFALLTNGLQLRLVRDSSRLIKLSYLEFNLERIFEEKLFADFALLFRLLHITRWARDGENPAESLLETYHQDSLENGSRIREKLSEAVVGALETWAEGLLLHQDNEAFRRAFGKGRWTPRELYDQLLTLVYRILFLLVIEERDLTYPPEAPNDLKEIYRRYYSLSALRRRCRSVWKEEERFSDLWATLLACFSLHENEKSAAELGLKPLAGDLFSPESFSLLRPLSMDNRRFAQGMNRLDAYRDERLGAVRVNYAALNVEEFGSVYEGLLDLDAEIDDSGDRLRFRFVRGNDRGKSGSHYTPEELVQPLLEHALEPLIRKATKEPDAEDRLLNLRICDDACGSGHILLNAARRVALEVARVRTGADNPDPAAYRQALRDVIEGCIYGVDSNPQAVRLCKVALWLESHNPGKPLGFLDHRIKCGDSLVGIARASQLLDDIPDEAYKTREGDDPEFCAKLRGNNAQERLRPGQMEIDWETTVGKSLKDVVNALRGVAAMDASTPEGAERKKDAYLRATGNENWRHLKALADVKLAAFFLSKRPETSIVTQRLYRLFLDGTETLDGHPAADAASSVAGERRFFHWFLEFADAMMSGGFDCFLGNPPFLGGQRLSGAFGKEYLAYLKSAYAPAGAIDLVGYFVRRNYDLLKEDRSLGTLATNTLAQGSTREGGLDVIEKAGGTLVMAVRSRPWPGAAAVAVSQAVIRKGTWSGKRVLDGKPVAYISTYFDDQKSEGAPFRLEANAEKSFIGSYVLGMGFILEPEEAVNLIERNPANKDVLFPYLNGEDLNGRSDQSPSRRVINFRDWPLDRESAPDGYKGPVATDYPDCLEIVERLVKPERDKLWKGDITARDRARRWWQFARQTMNLYRTIAPLERVMVSARVTKTPVFSLADKNFIYSEMTVVLAFDDHSSFSLMNSSFQEFWAWKNASTLGSTMRYTPSDIFETFPFPPGFEPSSEGSPSASAQPLDELGKGLHEGRRALTTKLDIGLTSLYNLYHAPDLSIGSVEKAAKRSGDKASHAREEIEELRRLHRRIDEAVREAYGWSDIPLEHGFHELEFLPENDRVRYTVSRAARREILERLLKLNHRRHDEEIAAGLVGKDGKTTRKKARAKKRKRTPAVEEGQWLPF
- a CDS encoding PDZ domain-containing protein; the encoded protein is MNLHTGQNAAGRGVFTIVPYSDFIILSVAPFMISNPGTGFEISNKITNRKDLRKFQEILFQVKSMTDGTSLEYLMATLPQIGSGEKAHQESTKKQNTATSGILRVSGDGVIDEIEKGSIAEKNGLKPGDRILEINASAIDFSKPWLKDIDNRIQSGRSVTIVYERNEERDIVTLKK
- a CDS encoding type II toxin-antitoxin system HicB family antitoxin, encoding MRDTYVFPAVFTHNKNGYAVEFTELPGCLSCADPEVEAISCAR